A genome region from Microbacterium terricola includes the following:
- a CDS encoding MFS transporter: MSGYFTPERHAATRSRIGGPEAWLVWVLATTFVVWLFAIQTGYAVVSPEIQDTAGLTLAQIGLAASIYTWVFALVQFFSGSLLDRFGSRPLLAIAVAMVTVGAFLYAGTTTFATLALAQTVLALGASFGFVGAGYIGGKWFPAARYGLMFGLVQAAASLGSAIGQPVILTLLDSLSWQQLLLAFGTFGVILAVLFVAIVRDPTLPDAAPPPRGNVLGEILRDLGACFANRDVVLSAVFAGAAFGTMLAVGTLWGPRIMEARGASTDFATLLTALAWLGLAVGAPLVNVVSDRWRSRKVPAVVWLALEAAAISLVIYLPTESNGIAVALMFAVGLFSGVQMLGFTVAGEAIDGSLIGSASAVVNGFCFLIGGLLTSIPSSLMPADPALADYQAALWLMPVVLVIGIVAASLLRPAARS; the protein is encoded by the coding sequence ATGAGCGGATACTTCACGCCCGAGCGGCACGCCGCGACCCGCAGCCGGATCGGCGGGCCCGAGGCCTGGCTGGTCTGGGTGCTCGCGACGACCTTCGTGGTGTGGCTGTTCGCCATCCAGACCGGCTACGCCGTCGTGTCCCCGGAGATCCAGGACACGGCGGGGCTGACACTGGCTCAGATCGGGTTGGCCGCGTCGATCTACACCTGGGTGTTCGCGCTGGTGCAGTTCTTCTCCGGATCGCTCCTGGACCGCTTCGGCAGCCGTCCGCTGCTCGCGATCGCGGTCGCGATGGTGACGGTGGGTGCGTTCCTGTACGCCGGCACCACGACGTTCGCGACCCTCGCGCTCGCGCAGACCGTACTCGCCCTCGGCGCGTCGTTCGGCTTCGTGGGGGCCGGGTACATTGGCGGAAAGTGGTTCCCCGCGGCGCGGTACGGGCTGATGTTCGGGCTCGTGCAGGCAGCGGCGAGCCTCGGCTCCGCGATCGGGCAGCCGGTGATCCTCACCCTGCTCGATTCGCTGAGCTGGCAGCAGCTGCTGCTCGCCTTCGGCACGTTCGGCGTGATCCTCGCCGTGCTGTTCGTCGCCATCGTCCGCGATCCGACACTGCCCGACGCCGCGCCCCCGCCCCGCGGCAACGTCCTCGGCGAGATCCTCCGCGACCTGGGCGCCTGCTTCGCCAACCGCGACGTCGTGCTGTCGGCTGTCTTCGCCGGTGCCGCGTTCGGCACGATGCTCGCCGTCGGAACGCTCTGGGGGCCGCGGATCATGGAGGCCCGCGGTGCCTCGACCGACTTCGCGACGCTGCTCACCGCCCTCGCCTGGCTTGGCCTCGCCGTCGGCGCGCCTCTGGTGAACGTCGTCAGCGACCGCTGGCGCAGCCGGAAGGTGCCCGCTGTGGTGTGGCTCGCGCTGGAGGCAGCCGCCATCAGCCTGGTCATCTACCTGCCGACGGAGTCCAACGGCATCGCTGTGGCGCTCATGTTCGCAGTCGGGCTCTTCTCCGGCGTCCAGATGCTCGGATTCACCGTCGCGGGCGAGGCGATCGATGGCTCGCTGATCGGCAGCGCGTCGGCGGTCGTGAACGGTTTCTGCTTCCTCATCGGCGGCCTGCTCACCTCGATCCCCTCGAGCCTGATGCCCGCCGACCCCGCACTCGCGGACTATCAGGCGGCGCTGTGGCTGATGCCGGTCGTGCTCGTCATCGGCATCGTCGCGGCCTCCCTCCTGCGCCCCGCCGCCCGGTCGTGA
- a CDS encoding LmeA family phospholipid-binding protein: MNAATSRSRAGWAWLIGVVIVVGLAIAAWFIGERIAHDLVVKTIRDQVITQLSLPEDQQIDVTVEGMVLPQLIAGTLTEVSIVSDDVPLGQVTGDISVEASGVPIRGDAPADEAHGTLALDVDQLQSLLSTIDGFPAESVGLDEPNVTAATELTFFGATVPLGIALTPSAAEGDLVLTPASLTLGSAEISAADLESRFGSVADRLLKDWHVCIADSLPAGVTLTEVSVIGDEIIALVDIDGAIITDPALQENGTCA, translated from the coding sequence GTGAACGCGGCGACGTCCCGATCACGGGCAGGCTGGGCCTGGCTCATCGGCGTCGTGATCGTCGTGGGGCTCGCCATCGCCGCCTGGTTCATCGGCGAGCGGATCGCGCACGACCTCGTCGTGAAGACGATCCGCGACCAGGTGATCACGCAGCTGTCGCTGCCCGAGGACCAGCAGATCGACGTGACGGTCGAGGGGATGGTGCTGCCGCAGCTCATCGCGGGGACCCTCACGGAGGTCTCGATCGTCTCGGACGACGTGCCGCTCGGGCAGGTCACCGGCGACATCAGCGTCGAGGCGAGCGGCGTCCCGATCCGCGGCGACGCGCCCGCCGACGAGGCCCACGGCACGCTCGCGCTGGACGTCGACCAGCTGCAGTCGCTGCTCTCCACGATCGACGGCTTCCCCGCCGAGAGCGTCGGCCTCGACGAGCCGAATGTGACCGCCGCGACCGAGCTGACCTTCTTCGGCGCGACCGTGCCGCTCGGTATCGCGCTGACGCCGAGCGCGGCAGAGGGAGACCTCGTGCTCACGCCGGCGTCGCTCACCCTGGGCTCCGCCGAGATCAGCGCGGCCGATCTGGAGAGCCGCTTCGGCAGCGTGGCCGACCGCCTCCTGAAGGACTGGCACGTCTGCATCGCGGACAGTCTTCCGGCGGGTGTCACGCTCACCGAGGTGTCGGTCATCGGGGACGAGATCATCGCCCTGGTCGACATCGACGGCGCGATCATCACCGACCCCGCGCTGCAGGAGAACGGCACGTGCGCGTGA
- a CDS encoding FUSC family protein: MSPRPPIAWSWRNAAYGAVLALPAAVVSLAAPSAGVALAVGVLPAAALGLRSTRAERRLVVLIGGVAGLSLFIGSLVAPWPALAVLTVFALCVGVALLTADPARRLAPLVLMLGLPLFGAGLSSSSWTGALSGGLLILAGSVYAWLVSLAWPPAASVARPPRSAAPRSAMLAYGVQIGLAGAVAAACGFALGVDHPGWACTAALLVSRPDRRQLDARGWGRAFSVIGGALVACLIALANPSNAAIAVLAFAVIAIGTGTSGSRWYVFPFFSTVLVLSLLLLDDTEPAAHWFLERVGMTLLGIALALLAAWAVPAVARRHAARPVPPS; the protein is encoded by the coding sequence ATGAGCCCGCGCCCGCCGATCGCCTGGTCCTGGCGGAACGCCGCGTACGGCGCAGTGCTCGCCCTCCCCGCCGCGGTGGTCTCACTCGCCGCGCCCTCCGCCGGGGTGGCACTCGCGGTCGGCGTGCTGCCCGCTGCCGCACTCGGCCTCCGCAGCACGCGTGCCGAGCGCCGTCTCGTGGTGCTCATCGGCGGTGTGGCGGGGCTCTCCCTGTTCATCGGGTCGCTCGTCGCGCCGTGGCCGGCGCTGGCCGTGCTCACGGTGTTCGCGCTGTGCGTCGGGGTCGCGCTCCTCACCGCGGACCCGGCGCGGCGCCTCGCACCGCTCGTGCTGATGCTCGGGCTCCCGCTGTTCGGCGCCGGGCTCTCCTCCTCGTCCTGGACCGGCGCGCTGTCCGGCGGACTCCTGATCCTCGCGGGCAGCGTCTACGCGTGGCTCGTCTCTCTCGCGTGGCCTCCGGCAGCATCCGTCGCCCGCCCGCCGCGGAGCGCGGCGCCACGCTCCGCGATGCTCGCCTACGGCGTGCAGATCGGTCTCGCCGGCGCCGTCGCTGCGGCCTGCGGCTTCGCCCTCGGCGTCGACCACCCAGGGTGGGCCTGCACCGCCGCGCTGCTGGTGAGCCGACCCGACCGCCGACAGCTCGACGCCCGCGGATGGGGACGCGCGTTCTCGGTCATCGGCGGCGCACTCGTGGCCTGCCTCATCGCCCTCGCGAATCCGAGCAATGCGGCCATCGCCGTGCTCGCCTTCGCCGTCATCGCGATCGGCACCGGCACCTCCGGCAGCCGCTGGTACGTCTTCCCGTTCTTCTCGACCGTGCTGGTGCTCTCGCTGCTGCTGCTCGACGACACCGAACCGGCGGCGCACTGGTTCCTCGAGCGGGTCGGGATGACGCTGCTCGGCATCGCGCTGGCGCTGCTCGCCGCGTGGGCGGTGCCCGCGGTCGCCCGGCGACACGCGGCCCGACCCGTTCCGCCTTCCTGA
- the lysA gene encoding diaminopimelate decarboxylase — protein MSAPTPDQALAPAWLDLPADANELAPQIWPASTDRDEHGMLRLSGISAARLQEQFGTPLYVLDEDDVRAHARRTLAAFRTAIAPHGADVRVYYAGKAFLCTEVVRWVTDEGLAVDVCTEGELAVAIAAGADPSRLGFHGSNKSVRELERAVEVGIGSIVLDSPIELERLAAIVARRGGVQDVLVRVNSGVHAETHDFLATAHEDQKFGFTLQDAPDAVARIRSLPGLRFVGLHCHIGSQIFGTAGFQESAARLVELHAELLEGGDVPVLNLGGGFGIAYTNADDPTPIEDLAAGIVDAVARECEVRGIGLPHLAFEPGRAIVGQAGVTLYEVGTTKEVHVGEEATRLYVSVDGGMSDNARPALYGAQFSARIASRTSDAEPALVRVVGRHCESGDIVVDHEYLPGDVAPGDLLAVPATGAYCFSLASNYNYVPRPPVVAVRGGQARLIVRGESIDDLLARDLGAAETEGNK, from the coding sequence GTGTCCGCCCCCACACCCGACCAGGCTCTGGCCCCGGCGTGGCTCGACCTGCCCGCGGACGCGAACGAGCTGGCGCCGCAGATCTGGCCGGCATCGACCGACCGCGACGAGCACGGGATGCTGCGCCTCAGCGGCATCTCCGCCGCCCGTCTCCAGGAGCAGTTCGGCACCCCGCTGTACGTCCTCGACGAAGATGACGTGCGCGCGCACGCCCGCCGCACCCTCGCCGCCTTCCGCACGGCCATCGCGCCCCACGGCGCCGACGTCCGCGTGTACTACGCGGGCAAGGCGTTCCTGTGCACCGAGGTGGTGCGCTGGGTGACCGATGAGGGGCTGGCGGTGGACGTCTGCACCGAGGGTGAGCTCGCCGTCGCGATCGCCGCGGGCGCCGACCCGTCCCGCCTCGGGTTCCACGGCAGCAACAAGTCGGTCCGCGAGCTCGAGCGCGCCGTCGAGGTGGGCATCGGCTCGATCGTCCTCGACAGCCCGATCGAGCTCGAGCGGCTCGCCGCCATCGTGGCACGACGCGGTGGGGTGCAGGACGTCCTCGTGCGGGTCAACAGCGGCGTGCACGCCGAGACCCATGACTTCCTCGCGACCGCGCACGAAGACCAGAAGTTCGGCTTCACGCTGCAGGACGCCCCCGACGCGGTCGCCCGCATCCGCTCGCTCCCCGGCCTGCGCTTCGTCGGACTGCACTGCCACATCGGATCGCAGATCTTCGGCACCGCCGGTTTCCAGGAGTCCGCCGCGCGGCTGGTCGAACTGCACGCCGAACTGCTCGAGGGCGGCGACGTGCCGGTGCTCAACCTCGGGGGCGGCTTCGGGATCGCCTACACGAACGCCGACGACCCCACGCCGATCGAAGACCTCGCCGCGGGCATCGTCGACGCGGTCGCGCGCGAGTGCGAGGTGCGCGGCATCGGACTTCCCCATCTCGCGTTCGAACCCGGTCGGGCCATCGTCGGCCAGGCCGGCGTCACCCTGTACGAGGTGGGCACCACCAAGGAGGTGCACGTCGGCGAGGAAGCCACCCGGCTCTACGTGAGCGTCGACGGAGGCATGAGCGACAATGCCCGCCCTGCGCTGTACGGCGCGCAGTTCTCCGCCCGCATCGCCTCACGCACCTCCGACGCGGAGCCGGCACTCGTGCGGGTCGTCGGGCGCCATTGCGAGTCGGGCGACATCGTCGTCGACCACGAGTACCTGCCGGGCGACGTCGCCCCCGGCGACCTGCTCGCCGTGCCCGCGACGGGCGCGTACTGCTTCTCTCTGGCCTCGAACTACAACTACGTCCCGCGGCCGCCCGTCGTGGCGGTGCGCGGGGGACAGGCGCGCCTCATCGTGCGCGGCGAGTCGATCGACGATCTGCTCGCGCGCGACCTCGGAGCCGCCGAGACGGAAGGAAACAAGTGA
- a CDS encoding arginine--tRNA ligase has protein sequence MNPDALAHALLAAITPLAEARRAGSTDGLTASDLPLDRPKNRDHGDWASNAALKLAKAVGANPREFAAEIATALAEVDGIASVEVAGPGFINIRLDAAAAGALAKTIVDAGAAFGTNDSQRGNTINLEFVSANPTGPMHIGHTRWAALGDALARLLLASGATLVREFYINDAGAQMDRFGRSILAAIKGEPTPEGGYAGAYIGDLAQRVIAAEPGLLDLDDDAQLVAARDRAYAFQLGELQNSLEKFNVHFDVFFSERILHAKGENGEPSLVDEAVDRLRLQGHVFDDDGAVWVRTTDFGDDKDRVIRRSNGEYTYFAADAAYYLNKGDRGFAHKIYLLGADHHGYVHRLKALAGAAGDDPEKDVEVLIGQLVSINGARLSKRAGNIIELDDLREWLGTDALRYSLARYPADSPLTLDPEILRKRTNDNPVFYVQYAHARTHNVARNAEASGVDRSEFAPELLDHETESALLGALQEFPRIVGFAAEVREPHRVARYLEELAGLYHRWYDNCRVIPLGDAPVEPVHRTRLWLNDATGQVLRNGLDLLGVSAPERM, from the coding sequence ATGAATCCGGATGCCCTCGCCCACGCCCTGCTCGCCGCCATCACGCCTCTGGCTGAGGCGCGACGCGCCGGCTCGACGGACGGGCTGACCGCATCCGATCTGCCGCTGGATCGTCCGAAGAACCGGGACCACGGCGACTGGGCCTCCAACGCCGCGCTGAAGCTCGCCAAGGCGGTCGGGGCGAACCCGCGTGAGTTCGCGGCCGAGATCGCCACGGCGCTCGCCGAGGTCGACGGCATCGCGAGCGTCGAGGTCGCCGGCCCCGGGTTCATCAACATCCGACTGGATGCTGCCGCCGCCGGTGCGCTCGCGAAGACCATCGTCGACGCGGGCGCCGCGTTCGGCACGAACGACTCGCAGCGCGGCAACACGATCAACCTCGAGTTCGTCAGCGCCAACCCGACCGGGCCGATGCACATCGGACACACCCGCTGGGCAGCGCTCGGCGATGCGCTGGCGCGTCTGCTGCTCGCCAGCGGCGCCACGCTCGTGCGCGAGTTCTACATCAACGACGCCGGTGCGCAGATGGACCGCTTCGGGCGGTCGATCCTCGCCGCCATCAAGGGCGAGCCGACGCCGGAGGGCGGATACGCCGGCGCGTACATCGGAGATCTCGCGCAGCGCGTGATCGCCGCGGAGCCCGGTCTGCTCGACCTCGACGACGACGCGCAGCTCGTCGCGGCGCGCGACAGGGCGTACGCGTTCCAGCTCGGCGAGCTGCAGAACTCGCTGGAGAAGTTCAACGTGCACTTCGACGTGTTCTTCAGCGAGCGGATCCTGCACGCGAAGGGCGAGAACGGCGAGCCCAGTCTGGTCGACGAGGCGGTCGACCGCCTGCGCCTCCAGGGCCACGTCTTCGACGACGACGGCGCCGTCTGGGTGCGCACCACCGACTTCGGCGACGACAAGGACCGCGTGATCCGCCGCTCCAACGGCGAGTACACGTACTTCGCCGCCGACGCCGCGTACTACTTGAACAAGGGCGACCGCGGCTTCGCGCACAAGATCTATCTGCTCGGCGCCGACCACCACGGCTACGTGCACCGGCTGAAGGCGCTTGCCGGCGCGGCGGGCGACGACCCGGAGAAGGACGTCGAGGTGCTGATCGGCCAGCTCGTGTCGATCAACGGCGCGCGGCTGAGCAAGCGCGCGGGCAACATCATCGAGCTCGACGACCTGCGCGAATGGCTCGGCACCGACGCCCTGCGCTACTCGCTGGCGCGGTACCCCGCCGACTCGCCCCTGACGCTCGACCCCGAGATCCTGCGCAAGCGCACCAACGACAACCCGGTCTTCTATGTGCAGTACGCCCACGCGCGCACGCACAACGTGGCGCGCAACGCCGAGGCCTCCGGCGTCGACCGGTCGGAGTTCGCGCCCGAGCTGCTCGACCACGAGACCGAGTCCGCGCTGCTGGGTGCGCTGCAGGAGTTCCCCCGCATCGTCGGCTTCGCCGCCGAGGTGCGCGAGCCGCACCGGGTCGCGCGCTACCTCGAAGAGCTCGCGGGCCTCTACCACCGCTGGTACGACAACTGCCGGGTCATCCCGCTCGGCGACGCGCCCGTCGAGCCGGTGCACCGCACCCGCCTGTGGCTGAACGACGCCACCGGCCAGGTGCTGCGCAACGGGCTCGACCTGCTGGGCGTGAGCGCGCCGGAGCGGATGTAG
- a CDS encoding SGNH/GDSL hydrolase family protein: protein MTTPDRPRTARLRWVFAGLAVAVIAVAVVAVQRPWAVPTEPLANAEDRVIAAAPLSLPEDATVLVFGDSWTYGSAATVPTLGYAYRLGGLLGWTTLVDGVRGSGYLKPGIDGPAFGERIADLDPTLDPDLVIVQGSINDRVRYPSGYEDAVNAAWDALADVYPAASVVILGPAPQVLPVEANTARMDSDLAALAAARGWAYISPIHEEWITAANYADVIDTSDFGRDHPSDAGHAYLAERLAASLTALVEVAPVSAGAPADAP from the coding sequence ATGACGACGCCCGATCGCCCCCGCACCGCGCGCCTGCGCTGGGTGTTCGCGGGGCTCGCGGTCGCCGTCATCGCGGTCGCCGTCGTGGCCGTCCAGCGACCGTGGGCCGTGCCCACCGAGCCGCTCGCGAACGCCGAGGATCGGGTGATCGCGGCCGCGCCGCTGTCGCTGCCCGAGGACGCGACGGTGCTCGTGTTCGGGGACTCGTGGACATACGGCTCGGCCGCCACCGTCCCGACGCTCGGGTACGCGTACCGCCTCGGCGGACTGCTCGGCTGGACCACCCTCGTCGACGGCGTCCGCGGCAGCGGATACCTCAAGCCGGGGATCGACGGTCCCGCCTTCGGCGAGCGCATCGCCGATCTCGATCCCACGCTCGACCCCGACCTCGTCATCGTGCAGGGGTCGATCAACGACCGCGTACGCTACCCCTCCGGATACGAGGATGCGGTGAACGCCGCGTGGGACGCGCTCGCGGACGTCTACCCCGCAGCATCCGTCGTCATCCTCGGCCCCGCTCCCCAGGTGCTGCCCGTCGAGGCGAACACCGCACGCATGGACAGCGACCTCGCCGCGCTCGCCGCCGCGCGCGGGTGGGCGTACATCTCCCCCATCCACGAGGAGTGGATCACGGCCGCGAACTACGCCGACGTCATCGACACGTCGGACTTCGGTCGCGACCATCCCTCCGACGCCGGGCACGCGTATCTGGCGGAGCGCCTGGCCGCCTCCCTCACCGCGCTCGTGGAGGTCGCGCCCGTCAGCGCCGGGGCGCCCGCCGACGCTCCCTGA
- a CDS encoding transglutaminase-like domain-containing protein, translated as MQRVVTAELDLELGASVDLIFQIATAQHVPVSAETLTFTQGDRVYTPTEIVDQSGTRLHRLTGEAGRVQMRYEATIEGVTPATRTSDLEAITYLRPSRYCQSDEVFSQARRQFRGLSGIELIAAVSDFVATSTTYTPGLSQGTDSAVTTLMTGQGVCRDYAHVVIALLRAMDMPARYAACYAPGLQPMDFHAVAEAYFDGAWYVIDATRLADRRSLVRIATGRDAADCAFLSYHGGHVGLQRMRVDAWVMPDAASDLADAASDADDPLALVQIA; from the coding sequence GTGCAACGCGTGGTGACCGCAGAACTGGACCTCGAACTGGGGGCCTCCGTCGACCTCATCTTCCAGATCGCGACAGCGCAGCATGTGCCCGTCTCCGCGGAGACGCTGACCTTCACGCAGGGCGACCGCGTGTACACCCCGACCGAGATCGTCGACCAGTCCGGCACCCGCCTGCACCGCCTCACGGGCGAGGCCGGTCGCGTGCAGATGCGGTACGAGGCGACCATCGAGGGCGTGACCCCGGCTACCCGCACGAGCGACCTCGAGGCGATCACCTACCTGCGCCCGAGCCGGTACTGCCAGTCCGACGAGGTGTTCAGCCAGGCGCGCCGCCAGTTCCGCGGACTGTCGGGCATCGAGCTCATCGCCGCGGTCTCGGACTTCGTGGCCACGAGCACCACCTATACCCCCGGTCTCAGCCAGGGCACCGACAGCGCCGTCACCACACTCATGACCGGCCAAGGCGTCTGCCGCGACTACGCGCACGTCGTGATCGCGCTGCTGCGCGCCATGGACATGCCGGCGCGCTACGCCGCCTGCTACGCGCCCGGGCTCCAGCCGATGGACTTCCACGCCGTCGCGGAGGCCTACTTCGACGGGGCCTGGTACGTGATCGACGCGACCCGCCTCGCCGACCGGCGCTCGCTGGTGCGCATCGCCACCGGCCGCGACGCCGCGGACTGCGCCTTCCTGAGCTACCACGGCGGGCACGTCGGTCTGCAGCGCATGCGCGTGGATGCGTGGGTCATGCCGGACGCGGCATCCGACCTCGCCGACGCCGCGAGCGATGCCGACGACCCCCTGGCGCTGGTGCAGATCGCCTGA